A genomic window from Bacillus mesophilus includes:
- a CDS encoding chemotaxis protein translates to MTDNQRGILLESGTNELEIVEFTIADSTFGINVIKVKEIIQPAPITKIPRSHPNIEGIIDIRGEVLPVVNVAKALGYPVTEQTEQDKFIVTEFNKTKMVFHVHSVSQIHRISWNQIEKPSDMYNGLESQITGVVKQENGMILLLDFEKIVVDINPASGITKDRLSALGTRERSTKKLMIVEDSPLLRKLIQDTLSEAGYNNLQFFENGKDAFSYLEELKTNKEIKEELQIMITDIEMPQMDGLHLTKKVKDDPQLSVLPIVIFSSLITNDQQHKGKQVGADAQVSKPEIAELVQIIDQLIL, encoded by the coding sequence ATGACTGATAATCAAAGAGGTATATTGCTTGAAAGCGGGACAAATGAGTTAGAAATTGTTGAATTCACAATAGCTGATAGTACATTTGGTATTAATGTTATTAAAGTAAAAGAAATTATCCAGCCTGCTCCAATCACGAAGATTCCACGGTCACACCCTAATATTGAAGGAATTATTGATATTCGTGGTGAGGTACTTCCTGTTGTTAATGTGGCAAAAGCACTTGGTTATCCTGTCACTGAACAAACAGAACAAGATAAATTTATTGTAACTGAATTTAATAAAACTAAAATGGTTTTCCATGTTCATTCAGTATCCCAAATTCACAGAATTTCATGGAATCAAATAGAAAAACCATCTGACATGTACAATGGTTTAGAAAGCCAAATTACAGGTGTTGTAAAGCAAGAGAACGGAATGATTCTTCTACTAGATTTTGAAAAAATCGTAGTGGATATCAATCCAGCTTCTGGTATAACGAAAGACCGGTTATCTGCTTTAGGTACAAGAGAGCGTTCAACCAAGAAACTTATGATAGTAGAGGATTCACCACTGTTAAGAAAATTAATTCAGGATACATTATCTGAGGCAGGCTACAATAATCTTCAATTTTTTGAAAATGGAAAGGATGCTTTTTCTTATTTAGAGGAATTAAAGACAAATAAGGAAATTAAAGAAGAACTTCAAATCATGATTACAGATATTGAGATGCCCCAAATGGATGGTCTACATTTAACAAAAAAGGTGAAGGATGATCCCCAGCTATCTGTACTACCGATTGTAATTTTCTCTTCTCTTATTACAAACGACCAACAGCATAAGGGGAAACAGGTAGGCGCAGATGCTCAGGTTAGTAAACCTGAGATTGCTGAGCTTGTCCAAATTATTGACCAACTTATTCTATAA
- a CDS encoding HEAT repeat domain-containing protein: MGNIIFYLIFVITFLLFLLSILFLYLTIRKAIENHIRRKIDAYKEENRDHLFRYLYKGESSRQLLPDTYVKYVAIEELLNEFANVVEGVDLEKRMQSFAEMYFLERYKSNLYHRRWSIRMNVLYNIESFRMKSLLDEVVRFYHSKTILSEAEAVQILKLMVKFDHPELANLLLSNKHDFSEFVYRLLFSNMANDTLDEFLEKFYKLPLKFKLIIIDIVGIENRHECNQLLIAQLIDENDEIRIRSLKALSYLSTPLTQEELKRHLESESYEERLMALKICASVRKKEYIPLIIERMSDGIFVVRQQAGQAISRYPNGAELLKEISLQSHDQFARDMALEWLEKGS, encoded by the coding sequence GTGGGGAATATAATCTTCTATCTAATTTTTGTAATAACCTTTTTACTCTTTTTACTCTCTATCCTATTTCTATATTTAACGATTAGAAAAGCGATTGAGAATCATATTAGAAGAAAAATTGATGCTTATAAAGAAGAAAACCGAGATCATTTGTTTCGCTATCTTTATAAGGGTGAATCGTCTAGACAACTATTACCTGATACCTATGTCAAATATGTAGCAATTGAAGAACTGCTAAACGAATTTGCAAATGTAGTAGAAGGTGTAGATTTAGAAAAAAGAATGCAATCTTTTGCTGAGATGTATTTTTTGGAACGATATAAAAGTAATTTGTACCACCGAAGATGGAGTATCAGGATGAATGTATTATATAATATTGAATCCTTTAGAATGAAGAGCTTATTAGATGAGGTAGTCAGGTTCTATCATTCTAAAACCATTCTTAGTGAGGCAGAGGCAGTCCAAATCCTGAAGCTCATGGTAAAGTTTGATCATCCCGAATTAGCTAACCTTCTGCTCTCAAATAAACATGACTTTTCTGAATTTGTATATCGCCTATTGTTTAGTAATATGGCTAATGATACATTGGATGAGTTTTTAGAAAAATTCTACAAACTTCCATTAAAGTTTAAATTAATAATTATAGATATCGTCGGTATCGAAAATCGGCATGAATGTAACCAGCTCCTAATAGCACAACTCATTGATGAAAATGATGAAATAAGGATTCGGTCTTTAAAAGCATTATCATATCTTTCAACACCCTTAACACAAGAAGAATTGAAGAGGCATTTGGAATCAGAAAGTTATGAAGAACGATTAATGGCCCTTAAGATCTGTGCTTCGGTGCGAAAAAAAGAATATATACCATTAATAATTGAAAGAATGAGCGACGGAATCTTTGTGGTGAGGCAACAAGCGGGACAAGCAATATCTAGGTATCCAAATGGGGCTGAGCTACTTAAGGAAATTTCGTTGCAATCACACGATCAATTTGCGCGTGATATGGCATTGGAATGGCTCGAGAAAGGATCGTAA
- a CDS encoding diguanylate cyclase: MQKYRDLLINNVRKQLNIWFDNDNVEETSHEEVYRFLHSITGTAETIGLNEIGQTSRELIHSLSENDDRIWRQKDLKEYLMPLLSVCYYNESEESLALTKKVSYKGNKPLVLFIHNDPAFLMHVKDELEKEEILVTALTDSNRAVSLLYELKPDCIIVGVSINSTSDLDVLHYLKDKMKQQFIPTIMISDNNQKEVRMKSYQMGADDFIEKPFDMDEFIVRVKRQLERKELIDHLVLVDELTLVYNRKYLGQVFELFQSEIVRNSENFSLAILDLDYFKHINDTYGHLVGDKILREFAGFLKQELSSIDILIRFGGEEFVVLMPRTNSINAEAKLKVILDRFAKKQFVENDQQFHITVSGGLVEVTSNAKRMEEWLELADSALYEAKNSGRNCIKVVTSNEGTAPKKIVKVGVVDDDPIIRTMIIEMIENMKKEESIQIDAQAFRDGAKFFESDWYKSEDPYILLLDGMMPRMDGLEVLQRIRAERDINQYNIVMLTSRKSEQDISRGLQLGADDYITKPFNLSELEARLKRLIQRMK; the protein is encoded by the coding sequence GTGCAAAAGTACCGAGATTTATTAATAAATAATGTTAGAAAACAACTTAATATATGGTTTGATAACGATAATGTAGAAGAAACATCTCATGAGGAAGTGTACCGATTTCTTCACTCTATTACTGGTACAGCGGAGACGATCGGATTAAATGAAATTGGCCAAACTTCAAGAGAGCTAATCCATTCATTATCCGAAAATGATGACCGAATATGGAGGCAGAAGGATTTAAAGGAGTACTTAATGCCGCTCCTTTCAGTTTGTTACTATAATGAGTCAGAAGAGTCCCTAGCATTAACAAAAAAAGTGAGTTATAAAGGCAATAAACCTCTTGTCCTATTCATCCATAATGATCCTGCTTTCTTAATGCATGTTAAGGATGAGCTCGAAAAAGAGGAAATCCTTGTGACAGCATTAACGGATTCTAATCGAGCAGTTTCATTGCTATATGAATTAAAGCCTGACTGTATCATTGTAGGCGTTTCTATAAACTCAACTTCAGATTTAGATGTGTTGCATTATTTGAAAGACAAAATGAAACAGCAATTCATCCCAACTATTATGATTAGTGATAACAATCAGAAAGAAGTAAGGATGAAGAGCTACCAAATGGGTGCTGATGATTTTATTGAGAAACCCTTCGATATGGATGAATTCATTGTTAGAGTAAAGAGACAACTAGAACGTAAGGAACTAATTGACCATTTGGTATTAGTTGATGAACTTACATTAGTTTATAACAGAAAGTATTTAGGACAAGTATTTGAGCTTTTTCAAAGTGAAATTGTCCGTAATTCCGAAAATTTTTCCCTTGCTATACTTGATCTTGATTATTTTAAACATATTAATGATACATACGGACATCTTGTAGGAGATAAAATCCTTCGAGAGTTCGCTGGTTTTCTTAAGCAAGAGTTAAGTAGTATCGATATTTTAATTCGTTTTGGTGGAGAGGAATTTGTTGTATTAATGCCTCGGACAAATAGTATTAATGCAGAGGCGAAACTAAAAGTAATTCTTGATCGTTTTGCTAAAAAACAGTTTGTAGAAAATGATCAACAGTTTCATATTACAGTTTCAGGTGGATTAGTTGAGGTAACTAGTAATGCAAAAAGAATGGAAGAATGGCTAGAGCTTGCAGACTCAGCATTGTATGAAGCAAAGAATTCTGGTAGGAACTGTATCAAGGTAGTAACTAGTAATGAAGGTACTGCTCCAAAAAAGATAGTTAAAGTTGGGGTTGTCGATGATGATCCTATTATCAGAACGATGATTATTGAAATGATTGAGAATATGAAAAAAGAAGAATCCATTCAAATAGATGCCCAGGCATTTAGAGATGGAGCTAAATTTTTCGAGTCTGATTGGTATAAGAGTGAAGATCCCTACATTCTTCTTTTAGATGGTATGATGCCGCGAATGGATGGCTTAGAGGTCCTTCAAAGAATAAGAGCCGAAAGAGATATAAACCAATATAATATCGTGATGTTAACATCACGGAAAAGTGAACAGGATATTTCCAGAGGGTTACAATTAGGAGCAGACGATTATATTACAAAGCCTTTTAATCTTTCTGAATTAGAAGCTAGATTAAAAAGACTTATACAAAGGATGAAATAG
- a CDS encoding glycoside hydrolase domain-containing protein yields the protein MARKVWGVDSAARVTESLYSSVVSNFGTPKYWGRYLTDVPNVSDGLTKDEITFIRSKGIKILPIYNVFTEAIGYDKGRVAARNAVFNARRLGIPQDTILFANIENFFGVDSEWIKGWVESVYPSGYRVGIYNDPVKGGFRAAYCQAVKENNQVAVQTVLWSAEPEVGVTKERNAPRFNPATPKCKANVWLWQYGRDSDICPIDTNLADERVLQNLY from the coding sequence ATGGCGCGTAAGGTGTGGGGTGTTGATTCAGCAGCTAGAGTTACAGAATCCTTATATTCTAGTGTAGTATCGAACTTTGGGACTCCTAAATACTGGGGACGATATTTGACAGATGTTCCTAATGTATCAGATGGACTAACCAAGGATGAAATAACTTTTATTCGGTCAAAGGGAATAAAAATTTTACCGATTTATAATGTATTTACCGAAGCAATTGGTTACGACAAAGGAAGAGTTGCTGCAAGAAATGCTGTATTTAATGCAAGAAGACTAGGGATCCCACAAGATACAATACTTTTTGCAAATATAGAAAATTTTTTCGGGGTAGATAGTGAGTGGATTAAAGGATGGGTGGAAAGCGTCTATCCAAGTGGTTATCGTGTAGGGATTTATAATGATCCAGTAAAGGGAGGCTTTCGGGCAGCCTATTGTCAAGCGGTTAAGGAAAATAACCAGGTTGCTGTACAAACTGTTTTATGGAGTGCAGAACCGGAAGTAGGTGTCACAAAAGAGCGTAACGCTCCAAGATTCAATCCGGCTACTCCAAAATGTAAGGCAAATGTATGGCTGTGGCAATATGGCCGAGATTCTGATATCTGTCCAATTGATACAAATTTAGCAGATGAACGAGTATTGCAAAACTTATATTAA